From a region of the Thermomonas sp. HDW16 genome:
- a CDS encoding phosphoglycerate kinase: MSIVRMTDLDLAGKRVLIRQDLNVPVADGKVTSDQRITASLPTIKLALEKGAAVMVTSHLGRPKEGTWTETDSLAPVAARLSELLGFEVPLLRDYLDGVDVRPGQLVLLENCRMNVGEGKDDEALSKQYAALCDVFVMDAFGTAHRAQASTHGAIRFAKVAAGGPLLMAELDALDKALASPARPLLAIVAGSKVSTKLELLSSLVGKVDQLIVGGGIANTFIAAMGHGVGKSLVEMDLIGTAKQIMADAKARGADIPLPSDVVVAPAFAADAPATIKRIDEVGADDMILDIGPQTAQAYAALIAKAGTVVWNGPVGVFEFDAFGHGTEAVARAIAASPAFSIAGGGDTLAAVDKYGIEDEVSYISTGGGAFLEFLEGKELPAVAALKARGD; this comes from the coding sequence ATGTCCATCGTCCGCATGACCGACCTCGACCTTGCCGGCAAGCGCGTGCTGATTCGCCAGGATCTCAACGTGCCGGTCGCCGATGGCAAGGTCACGTCCGACCAGCGCATCACTGCTTCCCTCCCGACCATCAAGCTGGCACTGGAAAAGGGCGCGGCGGTGATGGTGACGTCGCACCTCGGTCGGCCCAAGGAAGGCACCTGGACGGAAACCGATTCGCTGGCGCCGGTTGCCGCGCGGTTGTCGGAGTTGCTCGGTTTTGAAGTGCCGCTGCTGCGCGATTACCTCGATGGCGTGGACGTCAGGCCGGGCCAGCTGGTGCTGCTGGAGAACTGCCGAATGAATGTCGGCGAGGGCAAGGACGATGAAGCCCTGTCGAAGCAGTACGCCGCGCTGTGCGACGTGTTCGTGATGGACGCCTTCGGCACCGCGCACCGCGCGCAGGCGTCGACCCATGGCGCGATCCGTTTTGCCAAGGTTGCCGCCGGCGGCCCGCTGCTGATGGCCGAGCTCGACGCACTCGACAAGGCACTCGCCAGCCCGGCCCGTCCGCTGCTCGCCATCGTTGCAGGTTCGAAGGTTTCGACCAAGCTGGAACTGCTGTCCTCGCTGGTGGGCAAGGTCGATCAGTTGATCGTCGGCGGTGGCATCGCCAATACCTTCATCGCCGCGATGGGCCATGGCGTCGGTAAGTCGCTGGTGGAAATGGATCTCATCGGCACTGCCAAGCAGATCATGGCCGATGCCAAGGCGCGCGGCGCAGATATTCCGCTGCCGAGCGACGTGGTGGTCGCCCCGGCCTTCGCCGCCGATGCGCCGGCCACGATCAAGCGCATCGACGAAGTCGGCGCGGATGACATGATCCTCGACATCGGTCCGCAGACTGCGCAGGCCTATGCAGCATTGATCGCCAAGGCAGGAACAGTGGTCTGGAACGGCCCGGTCGGCGTGTTCGAATTCGACGCCTTCGGCCACGGCACCGAAGCGGTGGCGCGCGCCATTGCCGCATCGCCCGCGTTCTCCATCGCCGGCGGCGGCGACACGCTGGCGGCGGTGGACAAGTACGGCATCGAGGACGAAGTCTCCTACATCTCCACCGGCGGCGGTGCATTCCTCGAGTTCCTGGAAGGCAAGGAACTGCCTGCCGTGGCGGCATTGAAGGCGCGCGGCGACTGA
- the pyk gene encoding pyruvate kinase: protein MTQPHHRRTRIVATLGPATDSPEVLEAVLRAGVDVVRLNFSHGDPSAQVARGDAVRAMAAKIGREVGILADLPGPKIRVETFAAGKVQLKAGNRFDLVASLDAPPGDETQVGVSYLELTGDVKPGDVLLLDDGIVQLQVDAVQGERIVTTVLNDCVLSNRKGLNKQGGGLSLGAITEKDRELIAIAAGMDVDFIAVSFCRNAEDMHEARRVAKAHGSSAALVSKIERAEAIENLVEIVDASDVVMVARGDLGVEIGDAELPGLQKKIIREAVAQEKVVITATQMLQSMVDSPIPTRAEVLDVANAVIDGTDAVMLSQESAAGSWPVKAVEAMARICMGAEKQFVADTDFEQAQRGLERADQAIAMATMFLSEHIGVRGVVAMTESGGTARFLSRFRSAVPIFAFSRHAPARRKMALMRDVFPMDYDSRGQTPREAARGGVELLVKAGLLQPGDRIVFTSGEHMETRGATNTLRLLQVGADGRAEGLGEL, encoded by the coding sequence ATGACACAGCCTCACCACCGCCGCACCCGCATCGTCGCCACCCTTGGCCCGGCGACAGATTCACCCGAAGTGCTTGAAGCGGTGTTGCGCGCGGGGGTGGACGTCGTTCGTCTGAATTTCTCGCATGGCGATCCGTCCGCGCAGGTCGCGCGTGGTGATGCGGTGCGTGCGATGGCCGCGAAGATAGGCCGCGAGGTCGGCATCCTCGCCGACCTGCCAGGGCCGAAGATCCGCGTCGAGACGTTCGCGGCAGGCAAGGTGCAGCTCAAAGCCGGCAATCGTTTTGATCTCGTCGCCAGTCTCGATGCACCGCCCGGCGATGAAACCCAGGTGGGCGTGAGTTATCTCGAATTGACCGGCGACGTGAAGCCGGGCGACGTGTTGCTGCTCGATGACGGCATCGTGCAATTGCAGGTCGACGCGGTGCAGGGCGAGCGTATCGTCACCACCGTGCTCAACGACTGCGTGCTGTCCAACCGCAAGGGGCTGAACAAGCAAGGTGGCGGCCTGTCGCTGGGCGCGATCACCGAAAAGGACCGCGAGTTGATCGCGATCGCCGCCGGAATGGACGTGGATTTCATCGCGGTTTCGTTCTGCCGCAATGCAGAGGACATGCATGAAGCGCGTCGGGTGGCGAAGGCGCACGGCAGCAGCGCGGCGCTGGTGTCGAAGATCGAGCGTGCCGAAGCCATCGAGAACCTGGTCGAGATCGTCGATGCCAGCGACGTGGTGATGGTGGCGCGTGGCGACCTTGGCGTGGAAATCGGCGATGCCGAGTTGCCCGGCTTGCAGAAGAAGATCATCCGCGAGGCGGTGGCGCAGGAGAAGGTGGTGATCACCGCGACGCAGATGCTGCAGTCGATGGTCGACAGCCCGATCCCGACCCGTGCCGAAGTGCTGGACGTGGCCAATGCGGTGATCGACGGTACCGATGCGGTGATGCTCTCGCAGGAAAGTGCCGCCGGCAGTTGGCCGGTGAAGGCGGTCGAAGCGATGGCGCGGATCTGCATGGGTGCAGAGAAGCAGTTCGTCGCCGATACCGATTTCGAACAGGCGCAGCGCGGCTTGGAACGCGCCGACCAGGCCATCGCGATGGCCACCATGTTCCTGTCCGAACACATCGGCGTGCGCGGCGTGGTGGCGATGACCGAGTCCGGCGGTACCGCGCGCTTCCTCTCGCGCTTCCGCTCGGCTGTACCGATCTTCGCTTTCTCCCGGCACGCGCCGGCGCGCCGCAAGATGGCGCTGATGCGCGACGTGTTCCCGATGGATTACGACAGCCGCGGCCAGACCCCGCGCGAAGCCGCCCGCGGTGGCGTGGAGCTGCTGGTGAAAGCCGGGTTGCTGCAGCCCGGCGATCGCATCGTGTTCACCAGCGGTGAGCACATGGAGACCCGCGGCGCGACCAATACCTTGCGCCTGCTGCAGGTTGGGGCGGATGGACGGGCGGAGGGGCTGGGGGAGCTGTAA